In Aliivibrio wodanis, a genomic segment contains:
- a CDS encoding ferric siderophore transport protein, utilization protein: MNKKPSPRVLTVVNNLQLTTNMQRITFKADDLSDFDMETEGGYIKLMFNENGGTDLSGIAEGTRPMMRTYTVRNLRKEQNQLDVDFVRHHHANTVMSAETGGFASAWAQNAVNGDTISIAGPGSIKGLNHNADWFFLVADMTALPALSTKLEALPATAVGYAVIEINHQSDKQTLIKPQGIELAWVIKSDPQGLTDTVREQEWKAGRVSVWSACEFNQMRALRTYFRNEKEVDKDDLYISSYWKEGCTEDGHKIAKHEDQLAS; the protein is encoded by the coding sequence ATGAATAAGAAACCTTCTCCACGTGTATTGACCGTGGTTAATAATCTACAGCTTACTACCAATATGCAGCGCATTACTTTTAAAGCAGACGATCTTTCTGATTTTGATATGGAAACAGAGGGTGGTTACATTAAGCTGATGTTTAATGAAAATGGCGGAACCGACCTTTCTGGTATCGCTGAAGGCACTCGTCCAATGATGCGTACTTATACCGTGCGTAATTTGAGAAAAGAGCAAAATCAGCTAGATGTGGATTTTGTTCGCCATCACCATGCAAATACAGTGATGAGTGCTGAAACAGGCGGCTTTGCTTCTGCTTGGGCTCAGAATGCGGTAAATGGTGATACGATTTCAATCGCAGGGCCAGGTAGTATCAAAGGGCTTAATCATAATGCGGATTGGTTCTTTTTAGTGGCAGATATGACAGCGTTACCTGCTTTGTCTACAAAACTTGAGGCTCTACCAGCAACCGCGGTAGGTTACGCTGTGATTGAAATTAACCATCAATCAGATAAACAGACGTTAATTAAACCACAAGGTATTGAGCTTGCATGGGTTATTAAATCTGATCCGCAAGGCTTAACAGATACGGTTCGAGAGCAAGAGTGGAAAGCGGGTCGAGTTTCGGTTTGGAGTGCGTGTGAGTTTAATCAAATGAGAGCGCTTCGTACGTATTTCCGTAATGAAAAAGAAGTGGATAAAGACGATCTTTATATCAGCAGTTACTGGAAAGAAGGCTGTACTGAAGATGGGCATAAAATTGCTAAGCATGAGGACCAACTAGCAAGTTAG
- a CDS encoding ferric siderophore transport protein, ATP-binding component: MISLSQLSKSFGQQKVVDQASASFIKGEVTSIIGPNGAGKSTVLSMASRLLAKDSGSVLIENQEVVDWDTKALAKKLAVLRQSNNLNMRFTVRELVAFGRFPYSQGKLTKHDNEVMDKAINYLDLAPIQNKYLDQLSGGQRQLAFIAMVVAQDTDYVFLDEPLNNLDIKHSLQIMKNIKTLAHELGKAVVIVIHDINFASCYSDNIVALKKGKVVANGTVAEVIRKDVLSEIYETEFDIHEVNGQRICMYYGQ, translated from the coding sequence ATGATTTCATTATCTCAACTTTCAAAATCATTTGGTCAGCAAAAAGTGGTTGATCAAGCTTCTGCTTCTTTTATTAAAGGTGAAGTGACGTCGATCATTGGACCTAATGGCGCAGGTAAAAGTACCGTGCTATCTATGGCAAGTCGCTTATTGGCCAAAGATAGTGGCAGTGTGCTCATTGAAAACCAAGAAGTGGTGGATTGGGACACAAAAGCCTTAGCGAAAAAACTAGCCGTTCTTAGACAATCGAACAATTTAAACATGCGCTTTACGGTGCGTGAGCTTGTTGCCTTTGGTCGGTTTCCTTATAGCCAAGGTAAGCTAACAAAGCACGATAATGAAGTGATGGATAAGGCGATCAATTATTTAGATCTTGCTCCTATTCAGAATAAGTACTTAGATCAATTAAGTGGTGGTCAGCGTCAATTAGCATTCATTGCCATGGTGGTTGCACAAGATACGGACTATGTTTTTTTAGATGAACCGTTAAATAACCTAGATATTAAGCATTCATTGCAAATCATGAAAAATATTAAAACGTTGGCTCATGAATTAGGAAAAGCGGTAGTGATAGTGATCCATGATATTAACTTCGCATCATGCTATTCAGACAATATTGTGGCGCTTAAAAAAGGCAAAGTAGTTGCTAATGGCACGGTTGCTGAAGTGATCAGAAAAGACGTGTTATCAGAAATATACGAAACTGAATTTGATATCCATGAAGTTAATGGCCAACGTATCTGTATGTATTACGGACAATAA
- a CDS encoding ferric siderophore transport protein, permease, with protein sequence MSDSIKLTALAFITVLFTFLFIGIGLDASNYEYFLSRRVPKVLAMILASIAIAQSSLVFQTITHNRILTPSIMGFDALYLLTQVLVVVIFGSFSIFLLNPFVNFAMSVVIMVGFSLLLFGFYFKKNNSNVITLLLLGVIFGQLFYNVSSFFMMLVDPNDFASIQSSMFASFNNINKDLVYFCVIPLLLISAVLFRMSNVLDVFWLDNDNATSLGVDVGKITKQVLILVAILISVSTALVGPVMFFGLLVANLAKEFFNTYRHRTLLLGSSLMAMSMLLSGQWAIENIFKFETTLSVVINFIGGLYFLSLLVRQKIQ encoded by the coding sequence ATGTCTGATTCAATTAAACTAACGGCATTGGCATTCATAACCGTTCTATTCACCTTTTTGTTTATTGGTATTGGACTGGATGCTTCTAACTATGAGTACTTTTTGTCACGTCGCGTGCCTAAAGTATTAGCGATGATCTTAGCCAGTATTGCGATTGCACAGTCATCTTTGGTATTTCAAACCATTACACATAACCGCATTTTAACACCAAGTATTATGGGCTTTGATGCCTTGTATTTACTGACTCAAGTATTGGTTGTGGTTATTTTTGGCAGTTTTAGTATTTTCTTATTAAACCCATTTGTTAACTTTGCTATGTCAGTGGTGATAATGGTCGGATTTTCTTTGTTGTTATTTGGTTTTTACTTCAAGAAAAACAACAGTAACGTAATCACCTTATTATTACTTGGTGTGATTTTTGGACAGCTGTTTTATAATGTGTCGTCATTTTTTATGATGTTGGTTGATCCAAACGATTTCGCGTCAATTCAATCAAGTATGTTTGCTAGCTTTAATAATATTAACAAAGACTTAGTTTATTTTTGTGTTATCCCATTATTACTAATTAGTGCCGTGTTATTTCGAATGTCTAACGTGCTTGATGTGTTCTGGCTTGATAACGATAACGCGACCAGTTTAGGCGTTGATGTGGGAAAAATAACCAAGCAAGTGCTTATTTTAGTGGCTATCTTAATTTCGGTATCTACTGCGTTAGTTGGTCCCGTGATGTTCTTTGGTTTATTGGTGGCAAACTTAGCAAAAGAGTTTTTCAATACCTATCGTCACCGAACTTTGCTACTGGGAAGCAGTTTAATGGCGATGTCGATGTTGCTTTCAGGGCAATGGGCGATTGAGAACATCTTTAAGTTTGAAACGACATTAAGCGTAGTGATTAATTTTATCGGTGGTTTGTACTTCTTATCACTGTTAGTTAGACAAAAAATTCAATAG
- a CDS encoding ferric siderophore transport protein, permease, whose amino-acid sequence MKKLLLVLIVLSFASVFIGVADLPLSAIFRGDTEALELLVVSRLPRLLAILLSGAGLSIAGLIMQQISQNRFAAPSTSGTIECAMLGYVLSLVIFGHGDNLLLIFATAIGGTLLFIQFIHRIQFKNAIYVPLIGIIFGNVVSSAATFVAYKYDAVQNLSAWTVANFANILQGNYELLYIAVPMSVISYWYATRLSAVGMGKDFATNIGLKYKQILFLGIILVSVMSATVVMIVGQLPFLGLIVPNLVAQFYGDNLRRNIPLTAIVGAILILVCDVVGRVIIFPYEIPISMIISILGGMVFIFFIVKGKQNV is encoded by the coding sequence TTGAAAAAGTTATTGCTTGTTCTTATTGTGTTGAGCTTTGCTTCGGTATTCATCGGTGTTGCTGACTTGCCGTTGTCAGCTATTTTCCGAGGAGATACAGAAGCTCTAGAACTCCTTGTTGTAAGTCGTCTCCCGCGTTTATTGGCTATTCTGCTATCAGGTGCAGGTCTGAGTATTGCAGGCTTAATCATGCAACAGATCAGTCAAAACCGATTTGCAGCCCCATCAACCTCTGGCACCATTGAGTGTGCAATGTTGGGTTACGTATTAAGCTTGGTGATCTTTGGGCATGGCGATAACTTACTGCTAATTTTTGCAACGGCGATTGGCGGTACACTTCTTTTTATTCAATTCATTCACCGTATTCAATTTAAAAACGCTATCTATGTCCCTCTAATTGGCATCATTTTTGGTAACGTTGTTTCTTCTGCTGCAACCTTTGTCGCGTATAAATACGATGCAGTTCAGAACCTTTCTGCATGGACGGTCGCGAACTTCGCTAATATTCTTCAAGGTAACTATGAGCTGTTATACATTGCTGTGCCAATGTCAGTGATCAGCTATTGGTACGCAACTCGCTTATCTGCCGTTGGTATGGGGAAAGATTTTGCGACCAATATTGGTTTGAAGTACAAACAAATTCTATTTCTCGGCATTATTTTAGTTTCTGTTATGTCAGCAACGGTAGTGATGATTGTTGGTCAATTGCCTTTCCTTGGCTTAATCGTACCAAACTTAGTTGCTCAGTTTTATGGTGATAACCTACGCAGAAACATCCCTCTAACGGCGATTGTTGGCGCGATATTAATTCTTGTGTGTGACGTTGTAGGACGTGTGATCATTTTCCCTTATGAAATCCCAATCTCTATGATCATTAGTATTCTTGGTGGAATGGTGTTTATTTTCTTTATTGTTAAAGGTAAGCAGAATGTCTGA
- a CDS encoding ferric siderophore transport protein, siderophore-binding protein → MLFGLLVSASSYAETITVSHQLGKTTLETKPQRVVVIGTGTLDAIDYFGIKPVAVTQATTMPPYLLKYKTKEFASSGSLNEPDFETIYMQKPDVIIIGSRAVKAYKELSEIAPTIVFTADSKSYWESTQQQWRMLGNVFEIQDKVEEKIASVDTEFKAIAEHNKTNNVAALTVMSAGGNITTFGAQSRFSAIYKDFGFNEAVEGIKESRHGDLVSYEFIRDVNPSNLLIVDKDKLINKDKSRTREEFANPLVKATDAYKNDSLTYLDINAWYLAIAGVTATDQMIADVKQSIHL, encoded by the coding sequence ATGTTATTTGGTTTACTGGTTTCTGCATCAAGTTATGCTGAAACTATTACGGTTTCTCACCAATTAGGTAAAACAACGCTTGAGACAAAACCTCAGCGTGTTGTTGTTATTGGAACGGGAACCTTAGATGCCATTGATTACTTTGGTATCAAACCAGTAGCGGTTACTCAAGCAACCACAATGCCTCCGTATCTATTAAAGTACAAAACAAAAGAGTTTGCTTCTTCTGGTAGTTTAAATGAGCCAGATTTTGAAACTATCTATATGCAAAAACCGGACGTGATCATTATTGGTTCTCGTGCTGTTAAAGCCTACAAAGAGTTATCTGAAATCGCACCAACAATCGTCTTTACTGCGGATTCAAAAAGCTATTGGGAAAGTACACAGCAACAATGGCGCATGCTAGGCAATGTCTTTGAGATCCAAGATAAAGTAGAAGAGAAAATTGCTAGTGTAGACACTGAGTTCAAAGCGATTGCTGAACACAACAAAACAAATAACGTTGCAGCGTTAACAGTAATGAGCGCAGGCGGTAATATTACGACTTTCGGTGCTCAATCTCGTTTTTCTGCTATCTATAAAGACTTTGGTTTTAATGAAGCGGTAGAAGGCATTAAAGAATCTCGCCATGGTGATTTGGTATCGTATGAATTTATCCGTGACGTAAACCCATCAAACCTACTTATTGTTGATAAAGATAAGTTAATTAACAAAGATAAAAGCCGTACTCGTGAAGAGTTTGCTAATCCATTAGTGAAAGCAACCGATGCTTATAAGAATGACAGCTTAACGTATCTTGATATCAATGCATGGTACCTAGCAATTGCAGGTGTTACCGCAACAGACCAAATGATTGCTGATGTAAAACAGTCTATTCATCTTTAA